One part of the Algibacter sp. L1A34 genome encodes these proteins:
- the sufD gene encoding Fe-S cluster assembly protein SufD codes for MDLKEKLVSSFLAFENNVDVDTQIHDIRNEAIKTFEEKGFPTKKEEAWKYTSLNKILKEDYSVFPKHENSIDYKDVKKYFIHDIDSYKIIFIDGKYSSYLSETTHDGIDVCLMSAALTKPKYRLVIENYFNKAATKDSLASLNTAFSQEGAYIHIPKNKLVAKPIQIIHLSTGSESATLAQPRNLIVVDENSHVQIIERHQSLTDNSVLTNSVTEIFANKRAIVDYYKIQNDNSNASLIDNTFISQKRESVASVHTFTFGGKLIRNNLNFYQNGERINSILKGVTIIGEKQHVDHNTLVHHIEPNCESHQDYKGIFGDNSTGVFNGKIIVDKEAQKTNAFQSNNNILISDKATINSKPQLEIFADDVKCSHGCTIGQLDESAMFYMQSRGIPKKEAKALLMYAFSNNVLSSVKIPEMKQRITKIIAKKLGVNIGFDL; via the coding sequence ATGGATTTAAAAGAAAAATTAGTATCATCTTTTCTTGCATTTGAGAACAACGTAGATGTTGACACTCAAATACACGATATTAGAAACGAGGCTATAAAAACATTTGAAGAAAAAGGCTTTCCTACCAAAAAAGAAGAGGCTTGGAAATATACATCTTTAAATAAAATTTTAAAAGAAGATTATAGCGTTTTCCCTAAACATGAAAACTCAATCGATTATAAAGATGTAAAAAAATACTTTATTCACGATATAGATTCTTATAAAATAATTTTTATAGACGGAAAATATTCTTCTTACCTATCTGAAACAACACACGATGGTATAGACGTTTGTTTAATGTCTGCGGCCTTAACAAAGCCAAAATACCGCTTAGTTATTGAAAATTACTTTAACAAAGCAGCCACTAAAGATAGTTTAGCATCTTTAAATACGGCATTTTCACAAGAAGGTGCGTATATCCATATTCCAAAGAATAAACTGGTTGCAAAACCAATTCAAATTATACATTTATCAACAGGAAGTGAGTCGGCAACTTTAGCGCAACCACGTAATTTAATTGTGGTAGATGAGAACAGCCATGTTCAAATTATTGAGCGTCACCAGAGTTTAACCGATAATTCTGTACTTACAAACAGTGTTACCGAAATTTTCGCCAACAAGCGCGCTATTGTAGATTATTATAAAATTCAAAATGATAATTCTAACGCATCACTTATAGATAACACCTTCATCTCACAAAAACGTGAAAGCGTAGCATCTGTACACACTTTTACATTTGGAGGGAAATTAATACGTAATAATCTTAACTTTTATCAAAACGGAGAGCGTATTAATTCTATATTAAAAGGTGTTACTATTATTGGAGAAAAACAACACGTAGATCATAACACATTAGTACACCATATAGAACCAAATTGCGAAAGTCACCAAGATTACAAAGGTATTTTCGGAGATAATTCTACCGGGGTTTTTAATGGTAAAATTATTGTAGATAAAGAAGCGCAAAAAACAAACGCATTTCAATCCAACAATAATATATTAATAAGTGATAAAGCAACAATAAACAGTAAACCACAATTAGAAATTTTTGCAGACGATGTAAAATGTTCTCACGGTTGTACTATTGGGCAATTAGACGAAAGCGCCATGTTCTACATGCAATCTCGCGGAATTCCTAAAAAGGAAGCTAAAGCACTTTTAATGTATGCGTTTAGCAACAATGTATTAAGCTCGGTCAAAATACCAGAGATGAAACAACGTATTACTAAAATTATAGCAAAAAAATTAGGCGTAAATATCGGATTCGATTTATAA
- the sufC gene encoding Fe-S cluster assembly ATPase SufC → MLKINNLHASVEDKGILKGINLEVKAGEVHAIMGPNGSGKSTLASVIAGKDEYEVTEGNIMFEGEDIEELAAEERAHKGVFLSFQYPVEIPGVSVTNFIKTAINESRKAKGLGDMPAKDMLKLIREKADLLEMDRKFLSRSLNEGFSGGEKKRNEIFQMAMLEPKLAILDETDSGLDIDALRIVANGVNKLKSKDNAVVVITHYQRLLDYIVPDFVHVLYNGKIVKSGGKELAHELEEKGYDWIKEEVNA, encoded by the coding sequence ATGTTAAAAATAAATAATTTACACGCAAGCGTAGAAGATAAAGGCATTCTAAAAGGTATTAACCTAGAAGTAAAAGCAGGAGAAGTTCACGCTATTATGGGGCCAAATGGTTCAGGTAAAAGTACACTAGCTTCAGTTATTGCAGGAAAAGATGAATATGAAGTTACGGAAGGTAACATTATGTTCGAAGGAGAAGATATTGAAGAATTAGCAGCCGAAGAGCGCGCACATAAAGGTGTGTTTTTATCGTTTCAATACCCAGTTGAAATCCCTGGAGTATCTGTAACTAACTTTATAAAAACCGCTATTAACGAATCTCGTAAAGCAAAAGGTTTAGGAGATATGCCTGCCAAAGACATGCTGAAACTTATTCGTGAAAAAGCAGATTTATTAGAAATGGATCGTAAATTTTTATCTCGCTCGTTAAACGAAGGTTTTTCTGGTGGTGAGAAAAAACGTAACGAAATTTTCCAAATGGCAATGCTAGAGCCAAAATTGGCTATTCTTGATGAAACCGATTCTGGTTTAGATATCGATGCATTACGTATTGTTGCAAATGGTGTTAACAAACTTAAAAGTAAAGACAACGCTGTAGTTGTAATAACGCACTACCAACGTCTTTTAGATTATATCGTTCCAGATTTTGTACACGTTTTATACAACGGAAAAATTGTAAAATCGGGAGGGAAAGAACTTGCTCACGAGCTTGAAGAAAAAGGATACGATTGGATTAAAGAAGAAGTGAACGCATAA